The Ciconia boyciana chromosome 22, ASM3463844v1, whole genome shotgun sequence genome has a window encoding:
- the DAD1 gene encoding dolichyl-diphosphooligosaccharide--protein glycosyltransferase subunit DAD1, with translation MSGAAGSGAGAAGSVGSVVRRFLAEYGSGTPSRLKVLDAYLLYVLLTGALQFGYCLGVGTFPFNSFLSGFISAVGSFILGVCLRIQINPQNKGEFQGISPERAFADFLFANTILHLVVINFVG, from the exons ATGTCGGGCGCGGCGGGCTCtggcgcgggggctgcgggctcGGTGGGCTCGGTGGTGCGGCGCTTCCTGGCGGAGTACGGCAGCGGCACGCCGAGCCGCCTCAAGGTGCTGGACGCCTATCTTCTCTACGTGCTGCTCACCGGGGCGCTCCAGTTCGGCTACTGCCTCGGCGTTGGCACCTTCCCCTTCAACTCCTTCCTCAGTGGCTTCATCTCTGCCGTCGGCAGCTTCATCCTCGGTG TTTGCCTCCGGATCCAAATCAACCCCCAGAACAAAGGCGAGTTCCAAGGCATTTCACCAGAGCGGGCATTTGCCGATTTCCTCTTTGCCAACACCATCCTCCATCTTGTCGTCATCAATTTTGTTGGCTGA